The proteins below come from a single Parafrankia discariae genomic window:
- a CDS encoding DUF302 domain-containing protein, giving the protein MGPAITSQPVHTVAHEVHRLAVDVGTSFQDFRERYERAVPRFDEERFAALARENAAWATVVRATHENAPHGFIIYWSFDSSPLMELAGDRGRCVEYLMGNHVIAQRMFHHNPGVLLYAPLRTAIHTTPEGRIWFTVDQPSTRFASFGDPAITEVGTDLDRELAALLEYLDVPVPDALESETAAEAPNNRGSASGPSRARPTTRPAAHTHSRNRP; this is encoded by the coding sequence ATGGGACCCGCCATCACCAGTCAGCCGGTTCACACCGTCGCGCATGAGGTGCACAGGCTCGCGGTGGACGTCGGCACCTCGTTCCAGGACTTCCGCGAACGCTACGAGCGTGCCGTCCCCCGGTTCGACGAGGAGCGTTTCGCCGCTCTCGCGCGGGAGAACGCCGCCTGGGCGACCGTCGTCCGCGCGACCCACGAGAACGCGCCGCACGGTTTCATCATCTACTGGAGCTTCGACAGCTCGCCGCTCATGGAGCTCGCCGGCGACCGGGGGCGCTGCGTCGAGTACCTGATGGGCAATCATGTCATCGCCCAGCGAATGTTTCACCACAATCCCGGCGTGCTGCTCTACGCGCCACTGCGCACCGCCATACACACCACCCCCGAGGGCAGGATCTGGTTCACCGTCGACCAGCCCAGCACCCGGTTCGCGAGCTTCGGCGATCCCGCGATCACCGAGGTCGGAACCGATCTCGACCGCGAGCTCGCGGCGCTGCTGGAGTACCTGGACGTCCCGGTCCCGGACGCCCTCGAATCAGAAACGGCGGCCGAGGCCCCGAACAACCGCGGCAGCGCCTCAGGGCCTTCCCGGGCCCGCCCCACCACCCGGCCAGCCGCCCACACGCACTCCCGGAATCGTCCCTGA